The following are encoded in a window of Gaiellales bacterium genomic DNA:
- a CDS encoding ArgE/DapE family deacylase produces the protein MKNLTPAELAVVARVDRDRVADDLAALVAIPSLTGDEGEVQTEVALRMTTAGLDVERVDTPAIELAADPDFPGVEVARDSHPVVSGRVTGDAAGRRVLIAGHIDVVGAGDEMAWTSPPFQPRIDDGVLFGRGACDMKAGVVAGLAALRAIVEAEVDLGGEAMLVTVPGEEDGGAGMLAAIRAGCTGDWAVITEPTRLEIVTAQGGAITFTLTVTGRPAHAAFRRRGVSALEKLVPVMAALARNEEERNAAERMQSMRDLGLPYPTSIGRVSAGDWSSTVPERLVAEGRFGVRVGQTTAEAEEELRAVVAAACAGDEWLRDHPVEVQITGGRFAAAAVPSDHPLPWALGEAARDVRGRLPPFVGVPYGSDARLLIDHGATPTVLYGPGDPEYAHSIDERVPLEDVAQCARVLAVWVMRALQPAG, from the coding sequence ATGAAGAACCTGACCCCGGCCGAGCTGGCCGTCGTCGCCCGGGTCGACCGCGATCGCGTCGCCGACGACCTGGCGGCGCTGGTCGCGATCCCCAGCCTCACCGGCGACGAGGGCGAGGTGCAGACCGAGGTCGCCCTGCGGATGACGACGGCCGGCCTGGACGTCGAGCGCGTGGACACCCCCGCGATCGAGCTGGCGGCCGACCCGGACTTCCCCGGCGTCGAGGTCGCGCGCGACTCGCATCCGGTCGTGTCGGGGCGCGTCACCGGCGACGCCGCCGGCCGCCGCGTGCTGATCGCCGGGCACATCGACGTCGTCGGCGCCGGGGACGAGATGGCGTGGACCTCGCCGCCGTTCCAGCCCCGCATCGACGACGGCGTGCTCTTCGGCCGCGGCGCATGCGACATGAAGGCGGGCGTCGTCGCCGGCCTGGCCGCGCTGCGGGCGATCGTCGAGGCGGAGGTCGATCTCGGCGGCGAGGCGATGCTCGTGACCGTGCCCGGCGAGGAGGACGGCGGCGCTGGCATGCTCGCCGCCATCCGGGCCGGCTGCACGGGCGACTGGGCCGTCATCACCGAGCCGACCCGGCTCGAGATCGTCACCGCGCAGGGCGGCGCCATCACCTTCACGCTCACCGTCACCGGCCGCCCGGCCCACGCTGCGTTCCGCCGCCGGGGCGTCTCGGCGCTCGAGAAGCTCGTCCCGGTCATGGCGGCGCTGGCCCGCAACGAGGAGGAGCGAAACGCCGCCGAGCGGATGCAGTCGATGCGCGACCTGGGCCTGCCCTACCCGACGTCGATCGGGCGCGTCAGCGCGGGCGACTGGTCATCGACGGTGCCCGAGCGGCTCGTGGCCGAGGGCCGCTTCGGCGTCCGCGTCGGCCAGACCACCGCCGAGGCCGAGGAGGAGCTGCGCGCGGTCGTCGCCGCGGCCTGTGCGGGCGACGAGTGGCTGCGCGACCATCCGGTCGAGGTGCAGATCACCGGCGGGCGCTTCGCCGCCGCCGCCGTGCCGTCGGATCACCCGCTGCCCTGGGCGCTGGGCGAGGCGGCCCGCGACGTGCGCGGGCGGCTGCCGCCGTTCGTCGGCGTGCCGTACGGCTCCGACGCGCGCCTCCTGATCGACCACGGCGCGACGCCGACCGTGCTCTACGGCCCGGGCGACCCCGAGTACGCCCACTCGATCGACGAGCGTGTCCCCCTCGAGGACGTCGCGCAGTGCGCGCGCGTCCTCGCCGTGTGGGTCATGCGGGCGCTGCAGCCGGCGGGATGA
- a CDS encoding quinone oxidoreductase has product MRAIVIERNGGPEVLEPRDRPEPEPGPGELLVALEAAGVNFRDVYERRGGYGTPPPLVAGAEGAGTVVATGPGVTGLGPGERVAWTSATGSYAERVIVKADRAVPVPAETSSELAAAVLLQGMTAHYLATSTYPIRRGDTVLVHAAAGGVGLLLTQIAKLRGARVIATASTEEKRALAREHGADEAIAYAGFAEEVGRLTGGAGVHAVYDGVGRDTFDAGLDALRPRGTMALYGYASGEPEPLVLDRLGGGRSLFVTRPTLPAYTAGRDDLLARAEQVLEWAGTGKLRVLIGGRYPLDEASRAHEDLESRKTRGKLLLIPPAAAPA; this is encoded by the coding sequence ATGCGCGCGATCGTCATCGAGCGGAACGGCGGTCCCGAGGTGCTCGAGCCGCGCGACCGGCCGGAGCCCGAGCCCGGGCCGGGCGAGCTGCTGGTCGCCCTCGAGGCGGCCGGCGTGAACTTCCGCGACGTCTACGAGCGCCGCGGCGGCTACGGCACGCCGCCGCCGCTCGTGGCCGGGGCGGAGGGCGCCGGCACCGTCGTCGCGACCGGGCCGGGGGTGACCGGGCTCGGGCCGGGCGAGCGGGTGGCCTGGACGAGCGCCACCGGGAGCTATGCGGAGCGGGTGATCGTGAAAGCCGACCGGGCCGTCCCGGTGCCCGCCGAGACGAGCTCCGAGCTCGCCGCCGCCGTGCTGCTCCAGGGCATGACGGCCCACTACCTGGCCACGTCGACCTACCCGATCCGGCGCGGCGACACGGTGCTCGTGCACGCGGCCGCGGGCGGCGTCGGCCTCCTGCTGACCCAGATCGCCAAGCTGCGCGGCGCCCGCGTGATCGCGACGGCATCGACCGAGGAGAAGCGCGCGCTGGCACGCGAGCACGGCGCCGACGAGGCGATCGCCTACGCCGGGTTCGCCGAGGAGGTGGGGCGGCTGACCGGCGGGGCCGGCGTCCACGCCGTCTACGACGGGGTGGGGAGGGACACCTTCGACGCCGGCCTCGACGCGCTGCGCCCGCGCGGCACGATGGCGCTCTACGGCTACGCCAGCGGCGAGCCCGAGCCGCTCGTGCTCGACCGGCTCGGCGGCGGCCGGTCGCTCTTCGTCACCCGGCCGACGCTGCCGGCGTACACCGCCGGCCGCGACGACCTGCTGGCGCGCGCCGAGCAGGTGCTCGAGTGGGCGGGGACCGGCAAGCTGCGCGTCCTGATCGGCGGCCGCTACCCGCTCGACGAGGCCAGTCGCGCGCACGAGGATCTCGAGTCGCGGAAGACCCGCGGGAAGCTGCTGCTCATCCCGCCGGCTGCAGCGCCCGCATGA
- a CDS encoding HAD-IB family phosphatase: MTWLVVVDFDGTITERDTQDDLLEKYAPEAYVEAERGLSAGRLTLRECMELEFAPVRGDHDAIVAETVAAARVRPGFGEFVEAMEAAGNRLVVVSGGFESVIRPVLERAGAGHLEVISHEFRITPEGTTIDFMADADCDVCGEECKRGVVASMRDGLPVAYIGDGYSDRCAAIAADRRFARRHLARDLDEMGLDYTPFDDFHTVREALLAG; encoded by the coding sequence ATGACCTGGCTGGTCGTCGTCGACTTCGACGGCACCATCACCGAGCGCGACACCCAGGACGACCTCCTCGAGAAGTACGCGCCCGAGGCGTACGTGGAGGCCGAGCGGGGGCTGTCCGCGGGCCGGCTGACGCTGCGCGAGTGCATGGAGCTCGAGTTCGCGCCGGTGCGCGGCGACCACGACGCGATCGTCGCCGAGACCGTCGCCGCGGCGCGGGTGCGCCCGGGCTTCGGCGAGTTCGTCGAGGCGATGGAGGCGGCCGGAAACCGCCTGGTGGTCGTCTCGGGCGGGTTCGAGTCGGTGATCCGGCCGGTGCTCGAGCGGGCCGGCGCCGGGCACCTGGAGGTGATCTCGCACGAGTTCCGGATCACGCCGGAGGGGACGACGATCGACTTCATGGCCGACGCCGACTGCGACGTCTGCGGCGAGGAGTGCAAGCGCGGCGTGGTCGCCTCGATGCGCGACGGCCTGCCGGTCGCCTACATCGGCGACGGCTACTCCGACCGCTGCGCGGCGATCGCCGCCGACCGCCGCTTCGCCCGCCGCCACCTGGCCCGGGATCTCGACGAGATGGGGCTGGACTACACCCCGTTCGACGACTTCCACACGGTCCGCGAGGCGCTGCTCGCCGGCTGA
- a CDS encoding amino acid permease, which translates to MSVDPGAGGGGAPTGLEHLSEDEQTLHRLGYAQELLRGWGGFSNFAISFTIISILAGCLTSYYIAIGWGGPVAVTWGWLIVGGFCIIVSLAMGEIASTYPTAGGLYYWSSRLGSPAWGWFTGWFNLVGQIAVTAAIDFGAATFISSLMNLWFGYTLSKGHVFLTYTVIVALHGLINTFLPRMLAMINNISAWWHMGGVLVIVVVLIAIPDHHKSLSFVFTDTENFSGFQGHGFSNPVFWIVFGLGLLMAQYTITGYDASAHMSEETRNASRTAAIGMVMSVVVSVIFGFILLVAVTFAIPGPVSNTALQYTFAVQYIWQNAMSNKWAEFLLLIACVAQFFCGLASVTSASRMMFAFSRDRAIPGHQWWRKVSAKERVPVNSIWAICFLSWALMLPTLKNPIVGYAVGTSIAVIGLYIAFVLPVILRYRKGESFERGAWHLGNKYKWIDPLAIIWIALICILFLLPLFPDGIPGKASGNHYLLDVNWVDVNYAPLTVGGAFLFFGGWWVISAKKWFKGPVRMGSEEELEQIEAGLAGSGD; encoded by the coding sequence ATGAGCGTTGATCCCGGAGCCGGCGGCGGAGGGGCGCCCACCGGGCTCGAGCACCTGTCCGAGGACGAGCAAACCCTGCATCGGCTCGGATACGCCCAGGAGCTCCTGCGCGGATGGGGCGGGTTCTCCAACTTCGCAATCTCGTTCACCATCATCTCCATCCTGGCCGGCTGCCTCACGTCGTACTACATCGCGATCGGCTGGGGCGGGCCGGTCGCCGTGACCTGGGGCTGGCTGATCGTCGGCGGCTTCTGCATCATCGTCTCGCTGGCGATGGGCGAGATCGCCTCGACCTACCCGACCGCGGGCGGCCTGTACTACTGGTCGTCGCGCCTCGGCAGCCCCGCCTGGGGCTGGTTCACCGGCTGGTTCAACCTCGTCGGCCAGATCGCCGTCACGGCGGCGATCGACTTCGGCGCGGCGACGTTCATCTCGTCGCTGATGAACCTGTGGTTCGGCTACACGCTGAGCAAGGGGCACGTGTTCCTGACCTATACGGTGATCGTTGCGCTGCACGGCCTGATCAACACGTTCCTGCCACGGATGCTGGCGATGATCAACAACATCTCCGCCTGGTGGCACATGGGCGGGGTGCTCGTGATCGTGGTCGTCCTCATTGCGATCCCCGACCACCACAAGTCGCTGAGCTTCGTGTTCACCGACACGGAGAACTTCTCCGGTTTCCAGGGGCACGGGTTCTCCAACCCGGTGTTCTGGATCGTCTTCGGCCTGGGCTTGCTCATGGCCCAGTACACGATCACGGGGTACGACGCGTCGGCCCACATGAGCGAGGAGACGCGCAACGCGTCGCGGACCGCCGCCATCGGCATGGTCATGTCGGTCGTCGTGTCGGTCATCTTCGGGTTCATCCTGCTGGTCGCGGTCACGTTCGCGATCCCGGGCCCGGTGTCGAACACGGCACTCCAGTACACGTTCGCGGTGCAGTACATCTGGCAGAACGCGATGAGCAACAAGTGGGCCGAGTTCCTGCTCCTGATCGCCTGCGTGGCCCAGTTCTTCTGCGGTCTCGCGTCGGTCACCTCGGCGTCGCGGATGATGTTCGCGTTCTCGCGTGACCGGGCCATCCCGGGCCACCAGTGGTGGCGCAAGGTGTCGGCCAAGGAACGCGTTCCGGTGAACTCGATCTGGGCGATCTGCTTCCTGTCGTGGGCGCTGATGCTGCCGACGCTCAAGAACCCGATCGTCGGCTACGCGGTCGGCACCTCGATCGCCGTGATCGGCCTCTACATCGCGTTCGTCCTCCCGGTCATCCTGCGCTACCGCAAGGGCGAGTCGTTCGAGCGCGGCGCCTGGCACCTCGGGAACAAGTACAAGTGGATCGACCCGCTGGCGATCATCTGGATCGCGCTGATCTGCATCCTGTTCCTGCTGCCGCTCTTCCCGGACGGCATCCCGGGGAAGGCGTCGGGCAACCACTACCTGCTCGACGTGAACTGGGTCGACGTGAACTACGCACCGCTGACGGTGGGCGGCGCCTTCCTGTTCTTCGGTGGATGGTGGGTCATCTCCGCCAAGAAGTGGTTCAAGGGCCCGGTGCGCATGGGCTCGGAGGAGGAGCTCGAGCAGATCGAAGCCGGCCTGGCCGGCAGCGGCGACTGA
- a CDS encoding arginine deiminase family protein: MPDIAAPSTRRFGAQSMTAPLREVLVKRPGAAFGRAHENPAFGYLHPVDLTEAQRQHDAFCAILTGLGVAVHELETETASPDLVYTYDPALVTDRGMIALRSGKPNREREGSALADWAEAHDMPIVGRLEEPETADGGDTFWLRPDVFCIGRSLRTNSAGARRLTELVGGEVHVFDVPYANGPAECLHLLSVVSPVADDLAAVFLPQLPVGLYELLGDLGVDLVPVPEEELATQGCNILAVRPGVVVMVEGNPVTQRALLDRGCEVHTFPGTEVCINGTGGPTCITRPLLRG; the protein is encoded by the coding sequence ATGCCTGACATCGCCGCACCCAGCACGCGCCGCTTCGGCGCCCAGAGCATGACCGCGCCGCTCCGCGAGGTGCTCGTGAAGCGCCCGGGGGCCGCGTTCGGGCGCGCCCATGAGAACCCGGCGTTCGGGTACCTGCACCCCGTCGACCTGACCGAGGCGCAGCGCCAGCACGACGCCTTCTGCGCGATCCTGACCGGGCTCGGCGTCGCCGTCCACGAGCTCGAGACCGAGACGGCCAGCCCCGACCTCGTCTACACCTACGACCCTGCCCTCGTCACCGACCGCGGGATGATCGCGCTGCGGTCGGGCAAGCCCAACCGCGAGCGGGAGGGATCGGCCCTCGCCGACTGGGCCGAGGCGCACGACATGCCCATCGTCGGCCGGCTCGAGGAGCCGGAGACGGCCGACGGCGGCGACACCTTCTGGCTGCGGCCCGACGTCTTCTGCATCGGCCGCTCGCTGCGCACGAATTCGGCCGGCGCCCGCCGCCTGACAGAGCTCGTCGGCGGCGAGGTGCACGTCTTCGACGTCCCCTACGCGAACGGCCCCGCGGAGTGCCTGCACCTGCTCTCGGTCGTCTCGCCGGTCGCCGACGACCTGGCCGCCGTCTTCCTGCCGCAGCTCCCGGTCGGCCTCTACGAGCTGCTCGGCGATCTCGGCGTCGACCTCGTCCCCGTGCCGGAGGAGGAGCTGGCCACCCAGGGGTGCAACATCCTGGCCGTGCGGCCGGGCGTGGTCGTCATGGTCGAGGGCAACCCGGTCACCCAGCGGGCGCTGCTCGACCGCGGCTGCGAGGTGCACACGTTCCCGGGCACCGAGGTCTGCATCAACGGCACGGGCGGGCCGACCTGCATCACCCGCCCGCTCCTGCGCGGATGA